The following DNA comes from Miscanthus floridulus cultivar M001 chromosome 5, ASM1932011v1, whole genome shotgun sequence.
AAGTGTGCTGCCTTCATATCTAGGGGATGGGAAACGGTCTTCACAAAAGCCGACCAATTGGGGTATATACCATCAGCAAGATAATAACCCATGTCATACGTGTGACCATTAACGGTGAATGATACCGGAGCTGCTTGGCTTTTCAAATATGCGGAGAAGACGGGCGACTTCTGAAGGACATTAATACAATTGCAGTTGCCTGGCATGCCGAAATAGGCATGTCATATCCAAAGGTCATGCGAAGCTACTGCCTCAAGTATCATGGATGGATGCTTCCCACGCCCTGTGAACATGCCTTTATATGCCGAGGGGCAATTGCGCCACTCCCGGTGCATACAATCAATGCTTCTCAACATTCCCAGAAATCCACGTTGCTCTCCAATTTTGAGAAGCCGTGCTACATCTTCCGCGTTCGGAGCACGTAGGTAGTACTCCCCGAATACAGAAATGACAGCCCGACAAAAATGGTGGAGAGCCTTACGAGCAGTTGACTCACCAATACGAACATACTCATCTACAACATCAGCAGGTAGACCATATGAAAGAATGCGAATAGCAGCAACTGCCTTTTGCAAACCACTGAGCCCAAGACGGCCAATGGCATCCTTCTT
Coding sequences within:
- the LOC136454520 gene encoding uncharacterized protein; translated protein: MRVHVFERLIEEIEGADYYFKQKKDAIGRLGLSGLQKAVAAIRILSYGLPADVVDEYVRIGESTARKALHHFCRAVISVFGEYYLRAPNAEDVARLLKIGEQRGFLGMLRSIDCMHREWRNCPSAYKGNCNCINVLQKSPVFSAYLKSQAAPVSFTVNGHTYDMGYYLADGIYPNWSAFVKTVSHPLDMKAAHFAKEQEKVHKDIERTFGVL